From Podospora bellae-mahoneyi strain CBS 112042 chromosome 3, whole genome shotgun sequence, the proteins below share one genomic window:
- a CDS encoding hypothetical protein (EggNog:ENOG503P7JR; COG:D; COG:Z), with amino-acid sequence MVFYTGQQLSYIKVPNIIITMSLYAAGLNAWSQLDFDTTKKDQQPDDIFTFTCLLEDKEIDYIRPFPSYTLVYTTTTPFSPTYTAGLVPKLHQQLSTSHPDHYHHFVEASNDIVVVPNHPTNPHPLQYPSLTTLLSPSSQPISYPTLQLSQITPYATGFLALSPPPESHVLSWGDPRYPPLLSRPCSPSQPPHHPHPIPDLSSLPTGPVTKLSSSPSGCLVAALTAGHDLYLWGHPSRCSTWYPDIPDSPEPVVIGDDSEKDIKDVAVGQSHVLVLTTDDEIWGRGDNSSGQLGLGRETKLVTEWTRLKGEFDHDKKKIKGVWAGERNSFVVVQP; translated from the exons ATGGTTTTTTATACAGGCCAGCAGTTATCATACATAAAAGTGCCAAACATCATAATTACCATGTCACTCTATGCAGCAGGCCTCAACGCCTGGAGCCAATTAGACTTTGacaccaccaaaaaagaCCAACAACCAGACGACATCTTCACTTTCACTTGCCTTCTCGAGGACAAGGAAATAGACTATATCCGTCCATTTCCATCATATACCCTAG TctacacaaccaccacccccttctcaccaACCTACACAGCCGGCCTGGTCCCAAAACTCCACCAACAACTCTCAACCTCGCACCCAgaccactaccaccacttCGTCGAAGCCTCCAACGACATAGTAGTAG TACCCAACcacccaacaaacccccaccccctccaatacccctccctcaccaccctcctctccccctcctcccaacccatctcCTACCCCACCCTTCAACTTTCCCAAATAACCCCCTACGCAACCGGTTTTCTCGCCCTTTCTCCCCCCCCAGAATCCCACGTCCTCTCCTGGGGCGACCCCCGctacccccccctcctctcccgcccttgttccccctcccaacccccccatcacccccatcccatccccgacctctcctccctccccacagGCCCAGTAACGaaactctcctcctctccctcaggCTGCTTGGTAGCAGCCCTAACAGCCGGCCACGACCTCTACCTCTGGGGCCACCCAAGCCGCTGCTCAACCTGGTACCCTGACATCCCCGACTCTCCCGAACCCGTCGTAATAGGCGACGACAGCGAAAAGGATATCAAAGACGTAGCAGTCGGCCAGTCACACGTCCTAGTCCTAACCACCGACGACGAAATCTGGGGACGGGGAGACAACTCCTCTGGTCAACTCGGTTTAGGCAGAGAAACAAAACTAGTCACAGAATGGACAAGACTAAAAGGGGAGTTTGATCacgacaaaaagaaaataaaggGGGTTTGGGCAGGAGAAAGAAACTcatttgttgttgtccagcCTTGA
- the DCL2 gene encoding Dicer-like protein 2 (COG:A; EggNog:ENOG503NX67) has protein sequence MGKIQACIALWASTHQYYHPLTLVRPAVAYPHSSLLRPNLFRRCFGRWGRKGHRNFFFALKGYQSFLLPPLCSEDHSRHKSFLCLRSTPAMESKDTRNTMADEPKASSSDEDGLQGVEEAMQTEALAENVYQVSSDTEDTSGTETPPKVKTSPEVIMTARAYQVEMFQESLQRNIIVAEAEKLKCELSFVIQFAEIADFLRRAILRIQEELGRSPKLIWFLAPTVQLAAQQFEVIEKQIPGVQSRFICGADNVQAWKYKTGVWQAVLTNVRIVVSTYQILFDAAVAHAFVPLESISLLVIDEAHNCVGMNPVARLMRESYAKLKQEGKPVPHILGLTASPLMRSNLAGIETLEQTLDAICRTPCRHRDELMAQVNRPEMKAFIYGDLPEPQIATPSSSNMTRLIDTLRQMDITADPHIIRLREENTERSREALKRAIMSRDTQSQKQMKALFARAREMRMNLGPWAAEYYINRVVTEFLKVGSPPAPSVHNLWDEEKAYLSATLQGIKPEAPPSLPDNLSRKVQALLQILASHKGNPMGIVFVTERATASVLSHVLSVHPVLESRYSVESMVGTSKLPGGKHSFLDLTTKEDIESLHRFRKGKVNLLVATSVLEEGIDVPVCNLVICFDKPSNLKSFIQRRGRARMNESELWVLFKDDQDQSLEEWKELEQEMKRKYEDELREIAGLEQMEQSEADDYPKMTDPTTGAQMTIHDAKQHLDHFCSTLSTRKFVNWAPFYIIHDLEGNPIDARKPGLRAATVNLPVSLSPSLRRAESLRTWPSEAFACKDAAFQAYKKLYEAGLIDKNMLPARTTPGLVEVGKPEGITTVEVQYNPWLEVSKAWESSTKLYSRRVTISSEDGTHWAQLDLSLPIPVPLIRDQVIHSERKISWSISMGAAHERKYDKDNRDHTYGLLTMAYGHRFPIEKKQYPIRLFSPEEEIAIDRMAALEFNRDSLANCSQSYLIRDVDSANHPYFFREWLPKKPPMNMIKSVFKGFEEAPEDVPYVSVQAFPKRAGQFRKLPNAFIHQLPSGKPYPRVILASQVKVDKIPTVFAHVGLMLPALTAAVGDYLVARDLLDGSLQTTGITDLDLVVTALTASGARRSIDYERIEFLGDSILKFCTTINCSAQYLHFPEGFLSATKDKIVSNYRLCKAAIDFGLARYIINTAYTTDKWRPVFVEDYLERTDNPSSDEPKTREMSTKTLADVVEALIGASHISGGINKALACISLFLPEAKWQSIDHGRQVLYDEAPDDEPLPPNMHLLEKLIGYTFKKKSLLIEAMTHPSFNVQDTRASLDRLEFLGDAILDYLVVESLFSLREPLTGLPLENSKLHLLRTALVNADILGFLVMEWAIEEERYNAEVILPDPTSNPYLSPSRRTSSSSTNPPEINLISTTAKFPLWSFLRYTSPEMGEHILATQSRHSFLRDEIRHALDRGEKYPWPALTRLQAQKFYGDVFESLMGAVWVDSGDLEECRGLMERIGIMGVMERLVREGVHCLHPKEELGLLAAGRAVEYRVEENEEGQWECAVVWAETGEEVVRVGGARKGEEARVRGADAAVGVLKAEKEVREQEKRRVMLENLGKDVVVDA, from the exons ATGGGCAAGATCCAAGCG TGCATTGCTCTGTGGGCCTCCACACATCAGTACTACCACCCTTTGACCTTAGTGAGGCCTGCGGTGGCTTACCCACACTCCAGTTTGCTTCGTCCCAACCTGTTCCGCCGCTGCTTTGGAAGATGGGGACGAAAAGGCCATAGAAATTTCTTCTTTGCTTTAAAAGGCTATCAGAGTTTTTTACTTCCGCCACTTTGCTCGGAAGACCATTCACGCCACAAATCCTTTCTCTGTTTACGCTCAACGCCGGCTATGGAGTCAAAGGATACTAGGAACACGATGGCAGATGAGCCCAAGGCATCCTCctctgatgaagatggacttcagggggtggaagaggccATGCAGACGGAGGCATTGGCAGAGAATGTCTACCAAGTGTCCTCGGACACTGAAGACACAAGTGGAACTGAGACGCCCCCTAAAGTCAAAACCTCTCCTGAGGTGATCATGACCGCGAGAGCATACCAAGTCGAAATGTTTCAGGAGAGTCTACAGCGGAACATCATCGTTGCA GAAGCGGAAAAACTCAAGTGTGAGTTGAGCTTCGTGATTCAGTTTGCGGAAATTGCTGACTTTTTACGTAGGGCGATACTTCGAATTCAGGAAGAGCTCGGAAGGAGCCCCAAG CTTATCTGGTTCCTTGCTCCTACCGTTCAGCTTGCCGCCCAACAGTTTGAGGTCATCGAAAAACAGATACCAGGAGTTCAGTCAAGGTTCATCTGCGGCGCGGACAATGTTCAGGCCTGGAAGTACAAGACCGGTGTTTGGCAGGCGGTTCTCACCAATGTCCGGATCGTTGTGTCTACGTACCAGATCTTGTTTGATGCTGCCGTAGCACACGCTTTTGTGCCCTTGGAATCTATTAGTCTTCTCGTCATCGATGAAG CCCATAACTGTGTCGGCATGAATCCTGTGGCTAGACTCATGAGAGAGTCATACGCCAAGCTGAAGCAGGAGGGGAAACCCGTCCCTCACATTCTGGGTCTCACGGCTAGCCCTTTGATGAGGTCCAATCTCGCTGGTATAGAAACACTCGAGCAGACCCTTGATGCAATCTGCAGGACGCCCTGTAGGCACCGCGACGAGCTTATGGCTCAGGTGAACCGTCCAGAGATGAAAGCATTCATATACGGAGACCTTCCTGAACCTCAAATTGCCACCCCATCGTCTTCAAACATGACCAGGCTCATCGACACCTTACGACAGATGGATATTACGGCCGATCCTCACATCATACGACTCCGTGAGGAGAACACGGAGCGTAGTCGCGAGGCTCTGAAACGCGCCATCATGTCTCGCGATACTCAGTCACAGAAGCAGATGAAGGCGCTGTTTgcaagagcaagagagaTGAGGATGAACCTAGGACCGTGGGCGGCGGAATATTACATCAACAGAGTTGTCACTGAGTTTCTCAAAGTTGGCAGTCCACCCGCCCCATCGGTTCACAACCTTTGGGATGAGGAAAAGGCCTATCTGTCGGCTACACTTCAGGGTATTAAACCTGAAGCACCGCCGAGCCTTCCAGATAACCTCTCCCGCAAAGTTCAAGCCTTGCTACAAATTCTCGCCTCCCATAAAGGCAACCCCATGGGAATCGTTTTCGTCACGGAGAGGGCAACCGCTTCGGTCCTTTCGCATGTTCTCTCGGTACATCCCGTTCTCGAGTCTCGCTACTCCGTGGAGTCTATGGTTGGCACATCAAAACTTCCTGGGGGCAAGCACAGTTTTCTCGATCTCACCACGAAAGAGGACATTGAGTCTCTGCACCGGTTCAGAAAGGGCAAGGTCAACTTGCTGGTGGCTACAAGCGTTCTGGAGGAAGGCATCGATGTACCCGTGTGCAACTTGGTCATCTGCTTTGACAAGCCCAGCAACCTCAAGTCGTTCATCCAGAGACGAGGGAGGGCTCGTATGAACGAGTCGGAACTCTGGGTTCTTTTCAAAGATGATCAGGACCAGTCTCtggaggagtggaaggagcTCGAGCAGGAGATGAAGCGCAAATACGAAGACGAATTACGGGAAATAGCAGGGCTTGAGCAGATGGAACAATCCGAGGCGGATGATTATCCCAAGATGACAGACCCAACAACAGGGGCACAGATGACTATCCACGACGCAAAGCAACATCTCGATCATTTCTGCTCAACCTTGTCCACCAGGAAGTTTGTCAACTGGGCGCCGTTTTACATTATCCACGATCTGGAGGGAAACCCTATCGACGCTCGCAAACCCGGCCTTCGGGCCGCCACTGTGAACTTGCCCGTCTCACTGTCCCCGAGTTTGCGTCGTGCAGAAAGCCTGCGGACCTGGCCCTCGGAGGCTTTTGCTTGCAAAGACGCCGCTTTCCAGGCTTACAAGAAGCTCTACGAGGCGGGTTTGATCGACAAGAACATGCTGCCTGCCAGAACAACGCCTGGCTTGGTGGAAGTTGGAAAACCGGAGGGGATCACCACTGTTGAGGTGCAATATAATCCCTGGCTGGAGGTATCAAAGGCTTGGGAGAGCAGCACTAAGCTGTACAGTCGGCGTGTGACAATATCCAGCGAGGACGGCACACATTGGGCACAGCTGGACCTTTCGCTTCCAATCCCCGTTCCTTTGATAAGAGATCAAGTCATTCATTCGGAGCGCAAAATATCTTGGTCTATATCCATGGGGGCTGCTCATGAGAGAAAGTATGACAAGGACAATCGAGATCACACTTATGGTTTGCTCACGATGGCCTACGGACATCGGTTTCCGATAGAGAAGAAACAATATCCCATCCGTCTTTTCTCgccagaggaggagattgctATTGACCGCATGGCCGCATTGGAATTCAACCGCGACTCTCTCGCCAACTGTTCTCAGTCTTACCTCATCCGGGATGTTGACAGCGCCAACCACCCCTATTTCTTTAGGGAGTGGCTTCCAAAGAAGCCTCCCATGAACATGATCAAGTCCGTGTTTAAGGGGTTCGAGGAGGCCCCAGAGGATGTCCCTTATGTGTCTGTGCAGGCGTTCCCCAAGAGGGCAGGTCAATTCCGGAAGTTACCCAATGCTTTCATTCACCAGCTACCCAGCGGGAAGCCTTACCCGCGAGTGATTCTTGCGAGCCAGGTCAAAGTCGACAAGATCCCAACTGTATTTGCCCATGTGGGTCTGATGCTTCCCGCTCTTACGGCTGCAGTGGGTGACTATCTTGTTGCCAGAGACCTGCTGGATGGGTCGCTGCAAACGACCGGGATCACGGATCTGGATCTGGTGGTCACGGCCCTCACTGCAtcgggggcgaggaggtcaatCGACTATGAAAGAATTGAGTTTCTGGGAGATTCCATTCTCAAGTTTTGCACAACTATCAACTGCTCGGCACAGT ACCTCCACTTCCCAGAAGGCTTCCTCTCGGCGACTAAAGACAAGATCGTCTCCAACTACCGTCTCTGCAAAGCTGCCATAGATTTCGGACTCGCCCGCTATATCATCAACACTGCCTACACGACAGACAAGTGGCGGCCCGTGTTTGTGGAAGATTACCTCGAGCGCACCGACAACCCTTCTTCCGATGAACCGAAAACCCGGGAGATGTCGACCAAAACCCTCGCCGATGTGGTAGAAGCCTTGATCGGTGCCTCCCACATCAGCGGCGGTATCAATAAAGCCCTCGCTTGTATTTCTCTGTTTCTCCCCGAGGCCAAATGGCAGAGCATCGACCACGGCCGCCAGGTCCTCTACGACGAAGCCCCCGACGACGAGCCCCTCCCTCCTAACATGCACCTTCTGGAGAAACTGATCGGGTATACTTTCAAGAAAAAGTCCCTCCTCATTGAGGCAATGACCCATCCCTCTTTTAACGTGCAAGATACCCGCGCCTCCCTCGACAGGCTAGAATTTCTTGGCGACGCGATACTAGACTACCTCGTTGTCGaatccctcttctccctccgcGAACCACTGACCGGTCTCCCCCTCGAAAACTCCAAGCTCCACCTTTTACGCACCGCTCTTGTCAACGCCGACattttggggtttttggtgatggagtGGGCCATCGAAGAGGAAAGATACAACGCTGAAGTCATCCTCCCTGATCCCACTTCCAACCcatacctctccccctcacGACGAACTTCTAGTTCAAGCACTAACCCCCCAGAgatcaacctcatcagcaCCACGGCCAAATTCCCGCTGTGGTCATTCCTGCGGTACACCTCGCCCGAAATGGGCGAGCACATCCTCGCTACCCAATCCCGGCATTCTTTTCTCCGCGACGAAATCCGTCACGCCCTTGACCGCGGCGAAAAATACCCCTGGCCCGCGCTTACAAGACTCCAAGCACAAAAGTTTTATGGCGATGTTTTTGAGAGCTTGATGGGAGCTGTCTGGGTTGATAgtggggatttggaagagtgcagggggttgatggaacGAATTGGGATcatgggggtgatggagaggttggtgagggagggggtgcacTGTTTGCATccgaaggaggagttggggctTTTGGCGGCGGGAAGGGCGGTGGAGTATAGGGTTGAGGAGAACGAGGAAGGGCAGTGGGAGTGTGCTGTTGTTTGGGCggagacgggggaggaggtggttagggttgggggtgcgaggaagggggaggaggctaGGGTTAGGGGGGCTGATGCTGCGGTTggggtgttgaaggcggagaaggaggtaAGGGAacaggagaagaggagggtgatgttggagaaCTTGGGAAaggatgtggttgttgatgcgTGA